One window from the genome of Cucumis melo cultivar AY chromosome 12, USDA_Cmelo_AY_1.0, whole genome shotgun sequence encodes:
- the LOC103486492 gene encoding uncharacterized protein LOC103486492 translates to MAAASHFLRLLVIFLGLYNLLCSNAVPTSRSVSLLHGSLPFLHVSTDTHMVTKTEEEESHGRMVVALNDYPGSGANNRHTPRPQFRGCADC, encoded by the exons ATGGCAGCAGCCTCTCATTTCCTTCGTTTGCTTGTCATATTCTTGGGACTTTATAACCTTCTTTGTTCCAATGCTGTCCCAACTTCAA GAAGTGTCAGCCTCTTGCATGGATCTCTTCCATTTCTTCATGTTTCAACCGACACCCACATG GTGACTAAAACAGAGGAAGAAGAGAGCCATGGAAGAATGGTTGTGGCACTAAATGACTATCCAGGGTCAGGAGCCAACAATCGTCATACACCAAGGCCACAATTTAGGGGCTGCGCTGATTGTTGA